The Struthio camelus isolate bStrCam1 chromosome 12, bStrCam1.hap1, whole genome shotgun sequence genome includes a window with the following:
- the DET1 gene encoding DET1 homolog — protein MDHDAPTIRPRRIQNQNVIHRLERRRISSGKAGTHWHQVRVFHQNVFPNFTVVNVEKPPCFLRKFSPDGRYFIAFSSDQTSLEIYEYQGCQAAEDLLQGYEGEILANGNDQRSVNIRGRLFERFFVLLHITNVASNGEHLNRECSLFTDDCRYVIVGSAAYLPEEPHPPFFEVYRNSESVTPNPRSPLEDYSLHIIDLHTGRLCDTRTFKCDKVILSHNQGLYLYKNILAILSVQQQTIHVFQVTPEGTFIDVRTIGRFCYEDDLLTLSAVYPEVQRDSQTGMANPYKEPFINSLKHRLLVYLWRRAEQDGSAIAKRRFFQYFDQLRQLRMWKMQLLDENHLFIKYTSEDVVTLRVTDPSQPSFFVVYNMVTTEVIAVFENTSDELLELFENFCDLFRNATLHSEAVQFPCSASSNNFARQIQRRFKDTIVNAKYGGHTEAVRRLLGQLPISAQSYSGSPYLDLSLFSYDDKWVSVMERPKTCGDHPIRFYARDSGLLKFEIQAGLLGRPINHTVRRLVAFTFHPFEPFAISVQRTNAEYVVNFHMRHSCT, from the exons ATGGACCATGACGCCCCCACGATCAGGCCCCGCCGCATCCAGAACCAGAACGTCATCCACCGTCTGGAGCGCCGACGGATCAGCTCGGGCAAAGCCGGCACCCACTGGCACCAAGTCCGCGTCTTCCACCAGAACGTCTTCCCCAACTTCACCGTGGTCAACGTGGAGAAGCCCCCCTGCTTCTTGCGAAAGTTCTCCCCTGATGGGCGCTACTTCATCGCCTTCTCCTCCGACCAGACCTCCCTGGAGATCTATGAATATcagggctgccaggcagcagaagaccttctgcaaggctatGAGGGAGAGATCCTGGCCAACGGCAACGACCAAAGATCTGTCAACATTCGGGGGCGGCTCTTTGAACGCTTCTTTGTCCTGCTCCATATCACCAATGTGGCCTCCAATGGCGAGCACTTGAACCGCGAGTGCAGCTTGTTCACAGACGACTGTCGGTATGTGATTGTCGGCTCTGCTGCTTACCTGCCTGAGGAGCCTCACCCTCCCTTCTTTGAGGTTTACCGCAACAGCGAGTCTGTGACCCCTAATCCCCGGTCCCCTTTGGAAGACTATTCCTTGCATATCATAGACCTCCACACAGGCAGACTCTGTGACACAAGGACATTCAAATGTGACAAAGTCATCCTGTCTCACAACCAGGGCCTGTACCTTTATAAAAACATCTTGGCCATTCTCTCTGTGCAGCAACAGACTATTCATGTCTTTCAAGTAACACCTGAGGGTACTTTCATTGATGTACGGACTATCGGCCGCTTCTGCTATGAGGATGACCTCCTGACTCTGTCTGCGGTGTATCCTGAGGTGCAGCGGGACAGTCAGACAGGGATGGCCAACCCCTACAAAGAGCCTTTCATAAACTCTTTGAAGCATAGGCTGCTGGTGTACTTGTGGAGAAGGGCAGAGCAGGATGGAAGTGCCATAGCAAAAAGAAGGTTCTTCCAGTACTTCGATCAGCTGAGGCAGCTCCGCATGTGGAAGATGCAGCTTTTGGATGAGAATCATCTATTTATCAAATATACTAGTGAAGATGTGGTTACGCTGCGGGTGACTGATCCTTCACAG CCTTCATTCTTCGTTGTGTACAATATGGTGACCACAGAGGTTATTGCCGTATTTGAGAATACATCTGATgagctgctggagctgtttgAGAACTTCTGCGACCTCTTCAGGAACGCCACCCTGCACAGTGAGGCGGTCCAGTTCCCCTGCTCAGCTTCCAGCAACAACTTTGCCAGGCAGATCCAGCGCCG GTTCAAAGACACTATTGTGAATGCCAAGTATGGAGGGCACACGGAGGCCGTGCGGAGGCTGCTGGGCCAGCTTCCGATCAGCGCCCAGTCATACAGTGGCAGCCCCTACCTTGACCTCTCCCTCTTCAGCTATGATGACAAGTGGGTGTCAGTCATGGAGCGGCCCAAGACCTGCGGTGATCATCCTATAAG attTTACGCTCGTGATTCTGGCCTCCTGAAGTTTGAAATCCAGGCAGGACTCCTGGGGCGACCCATCAATCACACAGTGCGACGCCTGGTTGCGTTCACCTTCCACCCCTTCGAGCCCTTTGCCATCTCGGTGCAGCGCACTAACGCAGAGTACGTAGTTAACTTCCACATGAGGCACAGCTGCACGTAG